One Fusarium musae strain F31 chromosome 6, whole genome shotgun sequence DNA segment encodes these proteins:
- a CDS encoding hypothetical protein (EggNog:ENOG41) gives MKASITSLLLATLAGSAVAQTQRINTAKYNEDYLRAKSAPHAIGMGELKQRKMALHESEAAAGVFDKDRYKVLSSGTPCADGKASGYSCNKIDLLGFLRHQDMGSRTRVGNDVWGWTHASSGREFALLGQSDGTAFAEVHPDGSLTYVGRLPTQTVASSWRDIKVIGNYAYIGSEAAGHGLQIFDLTKLLNTDKKNPPTFSIRSDLAAHFSAFGNSHNIVANEETALIAAVGTAYDLKCRAGLWMIDVSNPKRPQDAGCVASDGYVHDAQCVIYRGPQKAFQGREICFNYNEDALTIVDISRRTMPRQLSRTTYNGATYTHQGWLTEDHKYLLLDDELDEQEKTGPAADQHTTTYIVDIQDLEYPVFRGVYKSPVRSIDHNQYVVGGVSYQANYGSGLRMVNVSSIAQDDTGALFEEIGFFDVHPEDDAVGGEAQFYGAWSVYPYFQSGNILVSSIERGLFSLRYTG, from the exons ATGAAGGCCAGCATCACCTCTCTCCTCCTAGCCACCCTCGCGGGCTCTGCCGTCGCACAGACCCAGAGGATCAACACGGCCAAGTACAATGAGGACTACCTCCGTGCCAAGAGTGCCCCTCACGCCATTGGTATGGGAGAGCTTAAGCAGCGCAAGATGGCTCTTCATGAGAGTGAGGCTGCGGCTGGTGTCTTTGACAAAGATCGCTACAAGGTCCTCAGCTCTGGTACACCTTGTGCCGATGGAAAGGCCAGTGGTTACTCTTGTAACAAGATTGACCTTTTGGGCTTCTTGCGCCACCAGGATATGGGCAGCCGAACCCGCGTCGGTAATGATGTCTGGG GCTGGACACATGCCTCCAGTGGTCGCGAGTTCGCCCTTCTCGGACAGTCAGACGGCACAGCCTTTGCAGAAGTCCACCCCGACGGTAGCCTAACCTACGTCGGCCGCCTCCCAACCCAGACGGTCGCATCATCATGGCGCGATATCAAAGTCATCGGCAACTACGCCTACATCGGCTCCGAGGCAGCTGGCCACGGTCTCCAGATCTTCgatctcaccaagcttctcaacaccgacaagaagaacccCCCTACCTTTAGCATCAGAAGCGACTTGGCAGCGCACTTTAGCGCTTTCGGCAACAGCCACAACATCGTCGCCAACGAGGAGACCGCCCTCATCGCCGCCGTCGGAACAGCTTACGATCTCAAGTGCCGTGCTGGTCTTTGGATGATCGACGTCTCTAACCCCAAGCGTCCTCAGGATGCTGGTTGTGTCGCTTCGGATGGCTACGTCCACGACGCGCAGTGCGTTATCTACCGTGGTCCCCAGAAGGCTTTCCAGGGTCGTGAGATTTGCTTCAACTATAATGAAGATGCGCTCACTATTGTTGATATTTCGCGCCGTACTATGCCGCGCCAGCTGTCGCGTACTACATACAACGGCGCGACATATACCCACCAGGGCTGGTTGACAGAAGATCACAAGtatctcctcctcgacgaCGAGCTGGATGAGCAAGAAAAGACTGGTCCTGCAGCTGACCAGCACACAACTACATACATTGTCGATATCCAGGATCTTGAGTACCCCGTCTTCCGTGGTGTCTACAAGAGCCCTGTTCGCTCTATCGATCACAACCAATACGTCGTTGGCGGCGTGTCATACCAGGCTAATTACGGATCTGGTCTGCGCATGGTGAATGTGTCTTCAATTGCTCAGGATGACACTGGTGCTCTGTTTGAGGAGATTGGTTTCTTTGACGTCCACCCTGAGGATGACGCTGTTGGCGGTGAGGCGCAGTTTTATGGTGCTTGGTCTGTTTACCCTTACTTCCAGAGCGGCAACATCTTGGTTAGCTCCATTGAGCGAGGCCTGTTTTCGCTCCGATATACCGGTTAA
- a CDS encoding hypothetical protein (EggNog:ENOG41) codes for MPSFELAHPSRKILLVVTTGGFTHASPVFEIGKVLAARGHTIEFATLEGQQGWTKGYEFITKVHTMGPGPTHDQMNAHYLRMRTWDISKGISGTMPSKYLWDSFWPQTYRGLKAIMDDPETRPSMMIADFFVDAVKDIHVEYNLPIAQVWPQMPFLMMPCSYIPGQPGFQLEGTLTSEHASLWHRIKNELVIFFDLPVIAEWMTWTKKMRLENGVNYPPHQIQKPDYLIFVNSFLGLEIPRDLPPTCAPVGPLISDTYPPLNEECDQFLTKHTKVIYIALGTHVILTNADAAKIINGLLLLLEGSLLDGIIWSIPKSGRQDLDVNTTYRTGNKTLRLGDILDGKNPDWLSSTFVPQRAILDHPSTKLYYTHGGGSSANEGLFHGVPMLSMGVFMDQISNTARLVDGGVAEPLNKFRFTSEEIYTKAKKILLDQDGSYKRNSLRLMRIAHVAARRKHHAADLVEELIYDTELRFKDGKELRPMHLQTADMRMPVWKAKNWDMWAVSLVGIGAVFGGLGVGGRMLWLHRGWLTGSVKAFVGSQEWLRNLIK; via the exons ATGCCTAGTTTCGAGTTGGCGCACCCGTCCCGCAAGATCCTGCTTGTGGTGACGACGGGCGGATTCACCCATGCCA GTCCCGTATTCGAGATTGGCAAAGTTCTGGCCGCAAGAGGCCACACCATTGAGTTTGCTACGCTCGAGGGTCAGCAAGGTTGGACCAAGGGCTATGAGTTCATCACCAAGGTCCACACCATGGGCCCGGGCCCGACTCATGACCAGATGAATGCTCACTACCTGCGCATGCGAACGTGGGACATCTCAAAGGGTATCTCAGGGACCATGCCGAGCAAGTATTTATGGGACTCGTTCTGGCCACAGACATATCGGGgactcaaggccatcatggaCGACCCTGAGACAAGGCCAAGTATGATGATTGCCGACTTCTTTGTCGACGCCGTTAAGGATATTCACGTCGAGTATAATCTGCCAATCGCTCAAGTCTGGCCCCAGATgcccttcttgatgatgccatGCTCGTACATTCCTGGCCAACCAGGCTTTCAGCTTGAGGGAACACTTACCTCGGAGCATGCGAGCCTCTGGCATCGGATCAAGAACGaactcgtcatcttctttgaCCTGCCCGTCATCGCGGAATGGATGACGTGGACCAAGAAGATGCGCCTGGAAAACGGTGTCAACTATCCTCCTCACCAGATACAGAAGCCTGACTACCTTATCTTTGTCAACTCCTTCCTTGGCCTGGAGATCCCGCGTGATCTACCTCCTACCTGTGCCCCGGTTGGACCCTTGATCAGTGACACCTATCCGCCACTCAACGAGGAGTGCGACCAGTTCCTGACCAAGCACACCAAGGTCATCTATATTGCCCTAGGCACACACGTTATCCTCACCAATGCCGACgcagccaagatcatcaacggtctgctgcttcttcttgaagggAGCTTGTTGGACGGCATCATCTGGTCTATTCCCAAGAGTGGCCGTCAAGATCTCGATGTCAACACGACCTATAGAACTGGTAACAAGACACTCCGTCTGGGGGATATTCTGGATGGAAAGAACCCTGACTGGCTGAGTTCGACCTTTGTCCCCCAGCGAGCCATCCTCGACCACCCCTCGACAAAGCTCTATTACACACATGGCGGTGGTTCTAGCGCCAACGAGGGTCTCTTCCACGGGGTACCCATGCTGTCGATGGGTGTTTTCATGGACCAAATCTCCAACACAGCTCGACTCGTCGATGGAGGCGTGGCTGAGCCGTTGAACAAGTTCCGCTTCACGTCCGAAGAGATTTACacaaaggcaaagaagatTTTGCTTGATCAAGACGGGAGCTATAAGCGCAATAGCCTACGGTTGATGCGCATCGCCCATGTGGCTGCCCGACGGAAACACCATGCCGCGGACCTGGTAGAAGAGCTGATTTACGACACTGAGCTGAGGTTCAAGGATGGAAAGGAACTCAGGCCAATGCATCTGCAGACGGCGGATATGCGCATGCCAGTGTGGAAGGCCAAGAACTGGGACATGTGGGCTGTCAGTCTTGTGGGCATTGGTGCTGTCTTTGGAGGACTGGGAGTTGGCGGAAGAATGCTGTGGCTGCACCGGGGTTGGCTGACTGGATCAGTGAAGGCATTCGTGGGAAGCCAAGAGTGGCTGAGGAACCTGATCAAGTAG
- a CDS encoding hypothetical protein (EggNog:ENOG41), giving the protein MKSKSVMAASAMMELALAQASADPLCSAVINLQPVEYQFQQPILIDSYFPANTDIVLDDGLVVHVTDAPTSLSTVLTDVSTSLTTLTSVTDGNGSPPDVGYLTFTIPANPDDIGNHPVTKTYPPTEPGQPGVVIIQVPTSPPRGNGISIPSAPYVTVTTTGDFPSLTTTTITPDKPGATGSVIIEVPNSKTASPPASYVTVTTTGNLSPTDDPRTSTIPPGNPTDPGTVIIVVPSSQAPPASYVTSTTTGNLSPTDNPLTSTVPPSNPTDPGTVIIIVPSSPTSSIPFVTVTTTISTLNPTDNPITSTISPSGSTGTGTVIVEVPPSSSPVSSIPFLTTTTTVTTLNPTGGPITSTISPSGSTGTGTVIVIVPSSQAPSASSIPFITITTTDSTLNPTHSPITTTVSPSGSAGTGTVIIEVPPSSSSIPFTTITTNDTTLNPTDSPITTTISPSGSSGAGTVIVEVPPSSSPIPFTTITTTDTALNPTDSPITTTVSPSGSAGTGTVIIEVPPSSSSIPFTTITTTDTALNPTDSPITTTVSPSGSAGTGTVIVEVPPSSSPVSIPFTTITTTDTTLNPTDSPITTTVSPSGSAGTGTVIVEVPPSSSPASIPFTTITTTDSTLNPTDSPITTTVSPSGSAGTGTVIVEVPPSSSPASIPFTTITTTDSTLNPTDSPITTTVSPSGSAGTGTVIVEVPPSSSSAGTSSSAPNTSSPSQTTTGDAVSSTSESAPASSSAASSNSPSQAPSSASSETNSPATSSASSSSSAPSTSGAETSSAANPTTSSPASSAATSAPGSSTESTPSSSTIEAASNFDPCPDSLYSNPECCSIDAVGVADLECESPTESPTDASDFQAICAAGGKRARCCVLPVEE; this is encoded by the exons ATGAAGTCCAAGAGTGTCATGGCCGCTTCAGCGATGATGGAGCTTGCACTTGCTCAAGCTTCTGCGGATCCTCTCTGCTCAGCCGTCATCAATCTCCAGCCTGTTGAATATCAGTTCCAGCAGCCTATCCTCATCGACTCCTACTTCCCTGCCAACACCGACATTGTCCTTGATGATGGTCTGGTTGTGCATGTCACGGATGCTCCCACGTCTTTGAGCACTGTCCTTACTGATGTCTCGACTAGCTTGACTACACTTACCAG TGTTACCGACGGAAACGGTTCTCCTCCGGATGTAGGCTACCTGACCTTCACCATTCCTGCGAACCCTGACGATATTGGCAATCATCCTGTCACCAAGACCTATCCCCCCACTGAGCCGGGACAACCGGGTGTTGTGATCATCCAAGTCCCAACATCTCCTCCTAGAGGTAACGGGATCTCCATCCCTTCTGCCCCATATGTCACGGTCACTACCACTGGAGACTTCCCTTCTCTTACTACCACAACTATCACGCCTGATAAGCCGGGAGCAACTGGTAGTGTCATCATCGAGGTCCCAAACTCTAAGActgcttctcctccagcatcTTACGTAACCGTCACCACTACAGGAAATCTTTCTCCCACTGATGACCCACGCACGAGCACTATTCCACCCGGCAACCCTACCGATCCTGGTACAGTCATTATTGTCGTTCCAAGCTCCCAGGCTCCGCCTGCTTCCTATGTCACCAGTACTACTACAGGAAATCTTTCTCCCACTGATAACCCCCTCACAAGTACTGTTCCTCCAAGCAACCCTACCGACCCTGGAACTGTCATCATTATAGTGCCAAGCTCCCCAACTTCTTCTATACCTTTCGTCActgtcaccaccaccataaGCACTCTCAACCCCACAGACAATCCTATCACGTCTACAATTTCCCCATCCGGGTCAACTGGCACTGGTACTGTCATCGTGGAGGTCCCCCCTTCCAGTTCTCCAGTTTCTTCTATCCCATTTCTCACTACTACCACAACCGTTACTACCCTCAACCCAACAGGCGGTCCTATCACTTCAACTATTTCTCCATCTGGGTCAACAGGAACAGGCACTGTTATTGTTATCGTACCAAGCTCCCAGGCGCCATCTGCTTCCTCAATTCCATTTATCACTATTACCACCACTGATAGTACCCTTAACCCAACACACAGCCCTATAACAACTACTGTTTCTCCATCTGGGTCAGCTGGCACAGGCACAGTCATCATAGAGGTTCCAccctcaagttcctcaatCCCCTTTACTACTATTACCACCAATGACACTACCCTCAACCCAACAGACAGTCCTATTACAACTACTATCTCTCCATCTGGGTCAAGTGGTGCAGGCACAGTCATCGTGGAGGTTCCACCCTCAAGTTCCCCAATCCCCTTTACTACCATTACCACCACTGACACTGCCCTCAACCCAACAGACAGCCCTATAACAACTACTGTTTCTCCATCTGGGTCAGCTGGCACAGGCACAGTCATCATAGAGGTTCCAccctcaagttcctcaatCCCCTTTACTACTATTACCACCACTGACACTGCCCTCAACCCAACAGACAGCCCTATAACAACTACTGTTTCTCCATCTGGGTCAGCTGGTACAGGCACAGTCATCGTGGAGGTGCCACCCTCAAGTTCTCCAGTCTCAATCCCATTCACTACCATTACCACCACTGACACTACCCTCAACCCAACAGACAGTCCTATTACAACTACTGTCTCTCCATCTGGGTCAGCTGGCACAGGCACAGTCATCGTGGAGGTGCCACCCTCAAGTTCTCCAGCCTCAATCCCATTCACTACTATTACCACAACTGATAGTACACTCAACCCAACAGACAGTCCTATTACAACTACTGTCTCTCCATCTGGGTCAGCTGGCACAGGCACAGTCATCGTGGAGGTGCCACCCTCAAGTTCTCCAGCCTCAATCCCATTCACTACTATTACCACAACTGATAGTACACTCAACCCAACAGACAGTCCTATTACAACTACTGTCTCTCCATCTGGGTCAGCTGGCACAGGCACAGTCATCGTGGAGGTTCCACCCTCTAGCTCCTCTGCTGGAACATCATCCTCTGCTCCCAATACGTCTAGTCCTAGCCAGACGACTACCGGTGATGCTGTTTCGAGCACCTCAGAAAGTGCACCAGCAAGCAGTTCAGCTGCTTCGTCAAACTCGCCGTCTCAGGCACCCTCCAGCGCCAGTTCAGAGACAAACAGCCCCGccacttcttctgcttcttcttcttcttctgccccTTCAACAAGCGGCGCGGAGACCAGCTCCGCTGCCAACCCCACCACCTCCAGCCCTGCTTCGTCAGCGGCTACTTCTGCCCCTGGTTCCTCCACAGAGTCTACTCCAAGCTCATCCACCATCGAAGCAGCCTCCAACTTTGATCCCTGCCCCGACAGTCTCTATTCAAACCCCGAGTGTTGTTCCATCGATGCTGTTGGAGTTGCAGACCTTGAATGCGAGTCAC CCACTGAGTCTCCTACGGATGCCTCCGACTTCCAAGCCATCTGCGCTGCCGGTGGTAAACGAGCACGATGCTGTGTTCTCCCTGTG GAAGAGTAG
- a CDS encoding hypothetical protein (EggNog:ENOG41) — protein sequence MQFYAIASLFLAGTAFAAPATSPNGYDACPDGGLIGTPQCCSLDLAGVLSGECSSPTKTPNSAKEFQEICAASGQKARCCFLSEVFTLGAFCQKPVGVTA from the exons ATGCAGTTCTACGCCATCGCCTCTCTCTTCCTTGCCGGCACTGCCTTCGCCGCGCCTGCTACTTCCCCCAACGGCTACGATGCTTGCCCCGATGGTGGTCTCATCGGAACCCCCCAGTGCTGCAGTCTCGACCTCGCCGGTGTCCTTTCCGGCGAGTGCAGTTCTC CTACCAAGACTCCCAACAGCGCCAAGGAGTTCCAGGAGATTTGCGCCGCCTCTGGCCAGAAGGCTCGCTGCTGTTTCCTCTCCGAGGTT TTTACGCTCGGCGCTTTTTGCCAGAAGCCTGTCGGTGTTACTGCTTAA
- a CDS encoding hypothetical protein (EggNog:ENOG41) encodes MTQSFPFKLLQLDDPSLLHEESLLNGQWVQAQSGKRFDVEDPGSGQIWATSPANDVADVDKYVESSEAAFQSYRHMNPRQRAKILLKWHELITNARQDIAKIVVFETGKPMAEALGEVDYALGFAWWFAGEAERIRGSVAQPSISNRRTFVIKQPIGVCVALVPWNFPVAMIIRKVSAALAAGCTMIVKPSPETPFSVMALADLALRAGLPAGVLNVISTDNANTPSVSETLCKHPLVRKVTFTGSTSVGSIVARHCSEGLKKVTMELGGNCPFIIFDDGDLEQAVAALMILKWRTAGQACTHANRVYVQSGVYDKFAQMMLEATRKLRVGHGADSGSTMGPLTTSRGVDKVRKHVEDAVSKGGKIICGGKQPENLNGYFFEPTIISGMTSDMLTTQEEIFGPILGLYKFETEDEVVKKANDTSMGLASYFFTKDVSRTWRLLESLEAGMIGMNTGNASCAESPFGGIKMSGYGKEAGKDVAIEEYLIQKTGTLTVNDGPKL; translated from the exons ATGACACAAAGCTTCCCTTTCAAG CTTCTGCAGCTGGACGATCCGTCCCTCCTTCACGAGGAATCACTATTGAATGGCCAATGGGTCCAAGCTCAGTCCGGAAAACGGTTCGACGTTGAGG ATCCTGGCTCTGGTCAGATCTGGGCCACCAGTCCCGCTAACGACGTCGCCGATGTTGACAAGTATGTTGAGTCGTCAGAAGCGGCCTTCCAAAGCTACCGCCATATGAATCCTCGCCAACGAGCCAAGATCCTACTCAAGTGGCACGAGCTCATCACCAATGCACGACAAGACATCGCCAAGatcgtcgtcttcgagaCCGGCAAACCCATGGCAGAAGCTCTCGGCGAGGTAGATTACGCTCTTGGCTTCGCTTGGTGGTTCGCCGGCGAGGCTGAGCGTATCAGAGGTTCTGTCGCCCAACCCTCTATCTCCAATCGTCGAACTTTTGTCATCAAGCAGCCGATCGGTGTATGTGTTGCTCTCGTCCCTTGGAACTTCCCAGTTGCTATGATTATCCGCAAGGTATCGGCTGCTCTAGCCGCAGGATGTACCATGATTGTCAAACCGTCCCCAGAAACACCATTTAGTGTCATGGCCCTAGCAGACCTTGCTCTTCGCGCTGGTCTGCCTGCAGGAGTGCTGAACGTTATCTCAACTGATAACGCCAATACCCCATCGGTCAGCGAGACACTCTGCAAGCACCCGCTCGTCCGCAAGGTAACCTTCACGGGTAGTACCTCTGTAGGCAGCATAGTTGCAAGACATTGCAGCGAAGGTTTGAAGAAGGTCACTATGGAGTTGGGTGGAAATTGCCCTTTCATCAtttttgatgatggagaccTTGAGCAAGCAGTTGCAGCTCTCATGATACTCAAGTGGCGAACAGCAGGTCAGGCTTGCACCCACGCTAATCGAGTCTATGTCCAAAGCGGCGTTTACGACAAGTTTGCACAGATGATGCTTGAGGCGACTAGGAAGCTCCGCGTGGGCCACGGAGCTGATTCTGGTTCTACTATGGGGCCGCTCACCACTAGTCGCGGGGTTGATAAAGTCAGAAAACATGTCGAGGATGCTGTCAGCAAAGGCGGCAAGATAATTTGCGGAGGCAAGCAGCCCGAGAATCTGAATGGGTACTTCTTCGAACCAACCATCATCTCAGGCATGACCTCAGACATGCTCACAACTCAAGAAGAGATCTTTGGACCTATACTGGGTCTGTACAAGTTCGAAactgaagatgaggttgTGAAGAAAGCGAATGATACATCAATGGGCTTAGCATCTTACTTCTTTACTAAAGATGTCTCCCGAACCTGGAGACTTTTGGAAAGCCTCGAAGCTGGAATGATCGGGATGAATACTG GGAATGCCTCTTGTGCCGAGTCTCCATTCGGTGGAATCAAGATGTCGGGATATGGCAAGGAAGCAGGCAAGGATGTGGCTATTGAGGAGTATCTCATCCAGAAGACGGGCACTTTGACTGTTAACGATGGTCCCAAGTTGTGA
- a CDS encoding hypothetical protein (EggNog:ENOG41) codes for MGDGGYGAASSGARPSVKDLVKLYSSFIKSINFQFSGSAIPNDALPSSLVLFHQGSHPGSLIFVALLPKTETVILVLTNSFALNDAADWIGQLIIEEIVNVPSKLRTDFVGMAEATVAENLKWYPLVVDELEKGRKAGMSRKPLTEYHRFKIDVKLVGDKLYWLMRGLETEMFELAHYDEDTFRWLQPRDELVRNGRRAGRNQGATFWKVKFEASESATINKLIWVPDSELPPIIYTKS; via the coding sequence ATGGGCGATGGCGGGTACGGGGCTGCTAGCAGTGGGGCACGTCCGTCAGTCAAAGACCTGGTCAAATTATACAGCAGCTTTATCAAAAGTATCAATTTCCAGTTCAGTGGGAGTGCTATCCCCAACGATGCCTTGCCCTCCAGTCTCGTTCTGTTCCACCAGGGAAGCCATCCTGGCTCACTCATCTTTGTTGCCCTTTTGCCCAAGACAGAGACTGTGATTCTCGTCCTCACCAACTCATTCGCTCTTAATGATGCAGCGGACTGGATCGGTCAGCTGATCATTGAAGAGATTGTCAACGTACCTTCGAAGCTCAGAACCGACTTTGTTGGGATGGCAGAGGCGACTGTTGCTGAGAATCTCAAATGGTATCCCCTTGTGGTCGATGAACTGGAGAAGGGTAGGAAAGCGGGAATGTCACGAAAGCCACTCACAGAGTACCATAGATTCAAAATTGATGTCAAACTTGTCGGAGATAAGTTGTATTGGCTTATGCGAGGTCTCGAAACAGAAATGTTTGAGCTGGCTCACTATGATGAAGATACCTTTAGATGGCTTCAGCCTAGAGATGAACTGGTGAGAAACGGTCGACGGGCTGGGCGCAACCAAGGCGCAACATTCTGGAAAGTCAAATTCGAGGCTAGTGAATCTGCCACGATCAATAAGCTGATCTGGGTTCCTGACAGTGAGCTTCCACCAATAATTTACACAAAGTCATGA
- a CDS encoding hypothetical protein (EggNog:ENOG41), which yields MGANADVTSIRPEGLGLVLLAVTLFFAPPTTIIIALRCGIRAKHHVFGTDDILMLIGWMLFMVVVGVVSKGTYYGLGAKDARLNEYLVQKSKMV from the exons ATGGGAGCAAATGCAGATGTAACTTCTATCCGCCCAGAAGGACTGGGCCTCGTGCTACTTGCTGTCACTCTCTTCTTTGCCCCTCCGACCACTATTATCATTGCTCTACGATGCGGAATCCGGGCAAAACACCATGTCTTTGGGACAGATGATATTCTGATGCTGATCGGATGG ATGTTGTTCATGGTTGTTGTAGGTGTTGTCTCGAAAGGGACCTACTACGGTCTCGGCGCCAAGGATGCGAGGCTCAATGAGTATTTGGTCCAAAAGAGTAAAATGGTATGA